The DNA window TGGTGAGCCTGGTGGCTGCAAGTGGGATCCGCCTCGTGGAGCGAAGGCTTGGCACATGAGCTCTAACGAGCACACCGCGCCTGCCGCCTCGGAGCCCCACGAGGTGCCCATCGTACGGATTCATCAGCTCCACAAGCGGTTTGGGGAGCTGGAGGTCTTGCGTGGCCTGGATTTGGAGATTCCCGAAGGGCAGGTCGTCAGCATCATCGGTCCGAGCGGCTCCGGCAAATCGACGCTCCTGCGGATTCTCATGACCTTGGAGCGTCCCGACAGCGGCCACATCGAGATCGCCGGTGAGTCGCTCTACACCGTGCACAAGAACGGGCATGAACAGCCGGCCGGCGAGGCGCACATTCGACGCGTCCGTCGCAACATCGGCATGGTGTTTCAGCATTTCAATCTGTTTCCTCACATGACCGTGCTTCAAAACGTGACCGAGGCTCCCATTCACGTGCTCGGTCTCTCGAAGGAGGAAGCCGAACGGATTGCGACGGCGGACCTGGAGCGCGTCGGCCTGGGCGAGAAGTTG is part of the Luteitalea sp. genome and encodes:
- the ehuA gene encoding ectoine/hydroxyectoine ABC transporter ATP-binding protein EhuA — protein: MSSNEHTAPAASEPHEVPIVRIHQLHKRFGELEVLRGLDLEIPEGQVVSIIGPSGSGKSTLLRILMTLERPDSGHIEIAGESLYTVHKNGHEQPAGEAHIRRVRRNIGMVFQHFNLFPHMTVLQNVTEAPIHVLGLSKEEAERIATADLERVGLGEKLAAYPAELSGGQKQRVAIARALAMHPRIMLFDEITSALDPELVGGILDLLRELAASGEMTMLVVTHVMNFARRCSHRVLFFDHGVVLEDAHPEVIFTAPSHERTREFLASILET